From the genome of Wolbachia endosymbiont (group B) of Parapoynx stratiotata, one region includes:
- a CDS encoding TraR/DksA family transcriptional regulator, with the protein MEKLIKIKLPEDYVPSENEEYMNVKQLEYFSLKLKSILSELEKQDLEDSSIYSDSENGELIKRRKDRKEKIKEALEKIKLGIYGYCDGTGEEIGVERLKANPLAMYCIEEQERIEKEKNVYNIND; encoded by the coding sequence ATGGAAAAATTAATAAAAATAAAGTTACCGGAAGATTACGTTCCTTCAGAAAATGAAGAATATATGAACGTAAAACAACTGGAATACTTTAGCTTAAAGTTAAAATCAATACTCTCTGAACTGGAGAAACAAGATCTAGAAGATAGTAGTATTTATTCTGATAGTGAAAATGGAGAATTAATTAAGCGCCGAAAAGATAGAAAAGAAAAAATTAAGGAGGCGTTGGAAAAAATAAAATTAGGCATTTATGGTTACTGCGATGGAACGGGAGAAGAAATAGGAGTCGAAAGACTTAAAGCTAATCCGCTTGCTATGTATTGTATTGAAGAACAAGAGAGAATAGAAAAAGAAAAGAACGTGTATAACATTAATGATTAG
- a CDS encoding heme exporter protein CcmB codes for MISSVKKLVINDNNLTYIVCIFIIMLSLSSYTLENNSKQEVILTLTWICATFVLQISTNNLFTSDYHDGILEQIFVQPLSSRLIVAYKIFAHWLLFGLPISVISFMFSFAILGNNIEHSIAVGVSLLFNTLIIINISATGNALMIGRNNLASGVSQILVLPMIMPTFVYFKLLTQFENLSLNIYTLLITILVFVILIVNSTITTHIALKFAVEQD; via the coding sequence ATGATTAGTTCGGTAAAAAAATTAGTAATAAATGATAATAATCTTACTTATATAGTATGTATTTTTATTATAATGTTAAGTTTATCTTCATATACACTTGAAAACAACAGTAAACAAGAAGTCATATTAACATTAACATGGATATGTGCTACATTTGTTTTGCAGATCTCTACAAATAATTTATTTACATCTGATTATCATGATGGAATATTAGAGCAAATCTTTGTACAGCCACTCTCTTCTAGGCTGATAGTTGCTTATAAAATCTTCGCTCACTGGTTGTTATTTGGGTTACCGATTTCAGTGATTTCTTTCATGTTCAGCTTTGCAATTCTAGGCAATAATATTGAACATTCAATAGCAGTTGGAGTGTCTTTATTATTTAATACGCTGATAATCATTAATATTTCAGCTACTGGAAATGCATTGATGATTGGTCGAAATAACTTAGCATCAGGAGTGTCGCAAATTCTTGTTTTGCCAATGATAATGCCAACTTTTGTATATTTCAAATTGCTAACTCAATTTGAAAATTTATCCTTGAATATTTATACACTACTAATCACCATCTTAGTTTTTGTCATTTTAATTGTTAACAGCACTATAACTACTCACATAGCATTAAAATTTGCTGTGGAGCAGGATTGA